Part of the Streptomyces sp. NBC_01264 genome, TCTCGGCGAGCGAGGCGGAGCTCCCGCAGGCCCGTGCCGACGGCCGTCCCCTGACGGCCTACGAGAACGCGGGCAACGCCGCCGTCACCACCGACGGCCCCGACTTCGCCCCGCCCGACGCGGCCCCGGACGTCTCCGTGGAGGTCATCAGCAGCGGCGCGCCCCCGAGCTCCACCCCCGGCGCCCCCGGCGCCCCGGGCCGGCTGACCGTGACCGCCTCCACCCGCGGAGCGACCACCCTGCTCACCCTCAGCGCCTCGGGCGGCGCCCCGGTCGAGTGGCGGCTGTGGTCCGACGCCCCGTGGCTGCGCGCCAGTACGACCTCGGGCCGCCTCGCGCCAGGAGAATCGGTCACCCTACGGATCACCGTGGACTCCGGAGCCCAGCCCGTCGGGGCCTGGAGCGCGCGGGTCGGGGTGGACCCGGGCGGCGCGGTGATCTCCATCCGGGGCCGGGGCCGCCCGGCCCCCACCCCGCCGGGGCCGCAGCCCACCCCGCCCGGCCCGCAGCCGACGCCGACCCCCACCCCGACGCCCACACCCACGCCGACTCCCACCCCGACTCCGGAGCCCACACCCACGCCGACCCCGACCCCGAGTCCCACGGACGGGGCCACGCCGGCGCCGGATCCGACCCCGGCGCCGTAGCGCCCGTACGGCCTACGGCGCGGGAGCGGGAGTGGGGGTGGGAGCGGGATCGGCCGGGTGCGGGGCCATCGGCAGCAGCGAGGAGAGCCGCGCCTCGCAAAGCCGTACGAGCTCCTCGTACCCCTCCTTGCCCATCAGCTCCGTCAGCTCGGCGCGGTACGACTCGTACACCGGCTTGCCGGCGCCGTGCGCGGACGTGGCCGAGGTGCACCACCAGTGCAGGTCGTGGCCGCCCGGACCCCAGCCGCGCCGGTCGTACTCGCCGATCGACACCTGCAGGACGCGGGTGTCGTCGGGCCGGTCGATCCACTCGTAGGTCCGCCGGATCGGCAGCTGCCAGCACACGTCCGGCTTGGTCTCCAGCGGCTCCTGGCCGCCGCGCACCGCCAGGATGTGCAGGGAACAGCCGGCCCCGGCCGGGAAACCGGGCCGGTTCAGGAAGATGCAGGCACCGTCCCAGCGGCGGGTCTGCTTCTCCCCGTCGTCGTCGTGCTGCGTCCACCCGGTCTCGCTGCCGACGTCGTGGAACTGCCACAGATCCGGCGTCAGCCGCGCCACGTTCTCGGCGACCCGCTTCTCGTCGTCCTCGTCGGAGAAGTGCGCACCGAGCGTGCAGCAGCCGTCGTCCGCGCGGCCCGCCTGGATGCCCTGGCAGCCGCTGCCGAAGATGCAGGTCCAGCGGGAAGTGAGCCAGGTCAGGTCACAGCGGAAGACCTGCTCCTCGTCGGCGGGGTCGGGGAACTCCACCCAGGCCCGCGGGAAGTCGAGCCCCTTCTCGTCGGCCACGCTCTTGCCCTTGACCTTGCTCTCGGCCTTGCTCTTGACCTTGCTCTTGGACTTGTTGGCCTTCTTCGTATTTGGCACAAACCCCAGCCTAAGCGCCCCTTACTCCACCCCTACGCCTTTGGACCAGTAGCGTTTCCCCTCATGAGACTCGGTGTCCTTGACGTGGGTTCGAACACGATCCATCTGCTGGTGGTGGACGCGCACCCCGGTGCGCGCCCGCTGCCCGCGCACTCGCACAAGGTGGAGCTGCGGCTGGCGGAGCTGCTGGACGTGCACGGCGCGGTGACGCCTGAGGGCGTCGAGCGGCTGGTTTCCGTCATCGGGGACGCGGTGCAGGCCGCCGAGGACAAGGGGTGCGAGGACGTGCTCCCCTTCGCGACGAGCGCGGTACGAGAAGCCACGAACGCCGACGAGGTGCTGGCCCGGGTCAAGGCGGAGACGGGCGTGGACCTCCCGGTCCTCAGCGGCGACGACGAGGCCCGGCTGACGTTCCTCGCGGCGCGGCGGTGGTTCGGCTGGTCGTCGGGCAAGCTCCTGCTCCTGGACATCGGCGGGGGCTCCCTGGAGATCGCCTACGGCATCGACGAGGACCCGGACGCGGCCGTCTCCCTCCCCCTGGGCGCGGGCCGCCTGACGGCGGGCTGGCTCCCGGGGGACCCGCCGGACCCGGCGGACATCCGGGCGCTGCGTCGCCACGTACGGGCCCAGATCGCGCGGACGGTCGGCGAGTTCAGCCGCTTCGGGGCGCCGGACCGGGTGGTGGCCACCTCGAAGACCTTCAAGCAGCTGGCCCGGATCGCGGGCGCGGCCCGCTCCGCGGACGGCCTCTACGTCCAGCGGGACCTGACCCGCAAGTCCCTGGAGGAATGGGTCCCGAGACTGGCGGCGATGACCACCGCGCAGCGGTCCGCGCTCCCGGGGGTGTCCGAGGGGCGCTCCAACCAGCTCCTCGCGGGGGCGCTGGTGGCGGAGGGCGCGATGGATCTCCTCGGAGTCGAGTCCCTGGAAGTCTGCCCCTGGGCCCTGCGCGAAGGCGTCATCCTCCGCCGCCTGGACCACCTCGGAAGGTCCACGCCGGTCGGGGCCTGAGATCCTGCGCGGCGGTAGCCGCCGGGTCCCGGTCCCCGGGCCCCTGTGCCTCAAGCGCCGGCGGGGCTGGGGCTTTCCTGTGCGCGGGTTGGCTGCGGGTGGGGGCCGGTGCCGGGGGTGGGGTGGGGTGTTGGCCTGGACTGCATGATTTAGGCGCCCTGTCCCCGACGTTCGATAGTTGTGGCTTCTTTGTGCGCCACAAATCACGCTTTACGTCCCGGCCAACACCCCACCCCGCCCCCGTCCCCGGCCCTGGTCCCGCAGCCCCCGTCCCCGGCCCTGGTCCCGCAGCCCCCGTCCCCGGCCCTGGCCGCAGCCCCCGACCCCGGCCGGGGGGACAGTCAGTCCCGGCCGGGGGCAGTTCAGTCCCGGCCGGGGTTTGGTTTTTCAGCCGTCCGGCGTTTGAGGACCGGGGTCTGGGGCGGAGCCCCAGGGGGTCCGGGCGCAGCCCGGGGCCCCCTCCCCAGCCCGTCCGGCGATTGAGGACCCGGTCCGCGCAGTGCCGGGGTCCCCTCCCCAGCC contains:
- a CDS encoding Ppx/GppA phosphatase family protein; amino-acid sequence: MRLGVLDVGSNTIHLLVVDAHPGARPLPAHSHKVELRLAELLDVHGAVTPEGVERLVSVIGDAVQAAEDKGCEDVLPFATSAVREATNADEVLARVKAETGVDLPVLSGDDEARLTFLAARRWFGWSSGKLLLLDIGGGSLEIAYGIDEDPDAAVSLPLGAGRLTAGWLPGDPPDPADIRALRRHVRAQIARTVGEFSRFGAPDRVVATSKTFKQLARIAGAARSADGLYVQRDLTRKSLEEWVPRLAAMTTAQRSALPGVSEGRSNQLLAGALVAEGAMDLLGVESLEVCPWALREGVILRRLDHLGRSTPVGA